The Blastopirellula sediminis sequence GAAAGGATCATGGGTAGCCGTTTGGGGGCGGTTGGGGGCGAAGCGTACGAAACCGGGGCGCCGCCAGGGCGACCGCCGCATGACCGTGATTATAAAGATGTGGCGAAAAATTGAAATGATCGAACCTCCGCTACACGGCGACCCCCACCTGAGGGCAGAATTTGGCGAAGTGGCACTGATCGCATTTCGGCTTTCTAGCGTCGCAGATCGCGCGGCCGTGATGGATCATGCGATGGGAAAATTGGATCCATTCTTTTTTCGGCAGCAGTTCCATCAACTCTTCTTCAACCTTTACTGCGTCCGTCTTGGCGGTCAGCCCCATGCGGCGGCTCAATCGCCCTACATGCGTGTCGACGACCACTCCGGTCGGCATGTCGAAGGCGGTCCCCAGCACGACGTTCGCCGTTTTGCGTCCGACGCCGGGAAGGGCGACCAAGGCCTCCAGATCTTGCGGAACTTCGCCGTCATAGTCGTCGACCAGCTTCTGCGAGGCCGCTTTGATGTTTTTCGCCTTGTTCCGAAAAAAGCCGGTGGTTTGCACCAACTTCTCAATCTTTGCGATCGGTAGCGCCGCGATATCTTCCGCGGTCGGATATTTGGCGAACAGCTCTTTGGTCACAATATTGACCCGCGCGTCGGTGCATTGCGCCGACAGGATCGTCGCGATCAGCAGTTGATACGGCGTTTCGTAATTCAGTGCGCACTCAGCGATCGGGTAGTCGGTCGCGAGTTGTTTGACGACGCGGCGCGCTTGTTTCTTACGGTCTTCGAGCGAGATTTTCTTCGGCAACGTTCGTTCGGCGGCTGAGAGAAGTGGCGGTTTGACGCATTTTCAAACCTCCGCGGCGATGCGTCAATTGGGGCCGGTTGCAACTCAATAGGCCGATTGCAGGTTTCGCCAGAGTCGCTGGGCGCACTCGGTCGCCTCGCGAGGCGCTTTCCCCGAGCCATAGGCGACTTCGTCATATTGCCGGGCCAGTTCCCGGGCCAAGGGGCCAATTTCGGTGTTGGAGAACTCACTGGCCAAGCGCCGCGCGAATTCCTCCACCGTTTGATCGCTGTCGCGAGGGACCCCCTTGTCGGCGCCCCAGGCCTCCAGCGCCTGGAACGTGTAACGAACAAGTTGTTCCGGCGATCGCTTCTTCGCCCCCGGAGCAAATGGAGACGCGAAAGCAGGAAAGAGAGGGGTTTTGGCGACCGGAGCCGCTTCGGCTGTCGCCAGAACAGGCTGCGTGCGGCGGCCGAAGAGATAGTCCCACAGCTTCCGCATATCGTCGACAAACTTCGCCCAACTCTCGGCGATCTGGGCACGGAACTTCCAAGCGAAATAGAGCGCCGCGAGCGCTACCGCTCCGTAGATGATCAGTTTGACCAGATAACCGAGCGAACCGACGAGGCTCATCAAGTTGAACGGTGGACTGGACGGTTGCGGCGGCTTCGGCGCTTCGCTGGGAGGTTTCGCCGCGTTGTTCTGCGACGATTGGTTTTCGGACGACTTGTTCTCGTTTGGTTGTTGTTCCGACTTGTTGTTGTCGTTCGACTGCTCGCCATCCGATTTTTGCGTGTCCGATTTCTCCCCATCGGACTGCGACTGTTGTTGCGACTTACCAGAATCGGATTTCTGCTCCGACTTCTGATCGGATTGCTGCTGCGCGCTTTGAGAATCGCTCTTTTGGGAGGAAGAGTCGTTCTTCTGATCTCCCTGGTTCTGACTCTTCTGCGACTTGTCGTCGCCGCTTTTCCCTTGATCCGATTTCTTGCCGGAAGAAGATTGTTTGTCGCCGTCTCCTGATTTTGTTTGGGTCTCGCTCTTTTCGCCTTGATCGCCGTCGCCTGCTTCTTTTTGCTCTTTGCCGGCTTGCTGCTGATCGTTCGACTCGGTCGTCCCCTGTTTCTCATCGTCTTGCGTCCCATCTTTGCCGACGGCGTAGTTGGAAGCGGCCCGCTTGAGCATCTCACCGACGCTCGGGATCTTGGCGACTTCATATTCGGCATGCGGCCGCGGCAGGATCGCGGTGACCAGCATCACGACGGCGATCAATACGGCGCCGGTGCCGAGCCAGATGCCGACCATCGACGTCGGCATCTCCAAGTTCCGCTTGCCCAGGTAGCGACGCAGACTGAGAAAGCTGGTCGACATCAACAAGCCGAGGGCCGAGGCGACGTACGTGAAAAGGTAAAGAAACAGCCGCCAGCGGAGACTCGCATCACCGCTTGGTTCGAACGCCTGACCGAGACCAAACAGCGGCAGCGCCGCCATCGAGAAATAAATGATCCAGACGCCAGGGGCGAATCGGGTGGAAGTCGGATCGAGCACATCCCAGAGCCAACTCCGCTTTTTCTCCGGCTCTTCGTCGGCTGCGACCTGAGTTTGCGGCGGCGTTTTTTCTGGTTCGCTGCCGAGGCTGTCAAAATCGGCCCCGATCCACTGCATCAACCCTTTTTGCGACGTGTCGCGGGAGTCGTCGACCAGCGTGCAGTCGAAGGTCAATCGGTTGGCGCACCACCAGATCACGACCAGCAGAATCAGGCCGAGCCAGACGGCGTCGGGGACAAATCTCCACAGGGCCAGCAGCATTACGAATGCGAAGATCCCGCCGAGCCGCCCTGACTTTTCAAATCCTTCTTCGATCGTCAATCGCGACAGCAACACGCAGGCGAAGACGAAGTCTCCCATGATGAACTGCATGCGGCCCATATACGGTCCGCGGTAGAACAACTCGAGCAGAAACAGCACCAAACTGCCGACCAATAGCATGATCAGCGCCGGATTAATGGCGATGACCGCGTAGTCGAGTTCAGTTTGTCGTTTGCCCATTACTTTCGCCAAGTTGCTAGAACCACGAGAACGCTTGTTCCTGGCAGATGGTGCTGATGTTTTCCAGGTTGTTCAATTGGCGACAACGAATTCCCTCCGCCAGCAGTTTACCAGCCGCTTGGGCGAATTCGTATTCGTCAAAAATGTTGATGATGGCGGTGACGGTGTATCCGGCGCGGCGGAGATTGCCGAGCGCCAACGCCGTTTCGACCGTCGTCTCGGTCAAGACGGCGATGACCGTCGCGTCGCGGGGAATGCGACTGACCGTCTCGGTGATCAGTTGCGACATCGTCAGGCCGTCGGTCATTTCGGCCCGGGCCAGCATCTTGCGAATCAGCGCCATCTGCTCGTTGCCGCGGCGCGTTTGGACCAACTGCGGCACGAGATGGTCGTTGTTTTTTTCGACGTTGGCGACCGAGCGGGCTTCCGCCCGACTTTTCACTTCGGTGACCAGCGTTTCGCGCTTGATTCGCTCGGCGGCGTCGCGAGCGTTGGTAACCAGGCCAACTTGCTGGCCGGTCTCTTGCACCGCGCCGGCGATCGCGACCGCCAGCGAGATCGCCATTTCGGAGCGGATCGGCTCGTGCTGCGGTGCGAAGCTATCTTTGTGGAAGTCGAGGACGATCGTCGCGCCGGCGATGCTCGACGGTTCATAGACCTTGCTATGAAGCACGCCGGTCCGTGCGGTGGCGGACCAATTGACCCGGTTGATCGGATCGCCGGCCTGATAGGCGCGGACCCCGGCGATCCGAGTCGGATCTTCAAACAACCGATGGGTCATCTTGATTTCCCCCATCGGACGTCGCGACGCGATGTCGAACCCGTCGAGCGGAATTACTTTCGGCAGCACTTGCAGGTAATCAGGCGGCGCCAGGACGCGAAACAGCCGATAGAGCCCGAACAAGTCGCCGGTCTCGAGCATCGCTGGGCCGATCGGAAAATAACCGCGCCGATTGCAGCGGAGTTGGTAGTAAAACGACTTTGACTTCCGTGGGCCGAGCGAAGCGAGCGTGATCCGATCGCCGCTCGTCTCCAGGGCCGGAGGGCGATGCAGCGTCGCGCGGCGGGGAAGCGTATCTTCGACCAGCAGCCAGGGAATCGGCAGCGCCCCGGTGTTAGTGACCGTCACGTTCACCGCGATCGCGTCCCCTTCTTCCACTTCCAAGCGATTGACCGACCGGGTGATCGACAAGTGCCGCGACCAATAGCGAGTCAGCAGCCGACTGGCGATCATCACCGCCAGCAGGGCGTACATCGAATAGACGAGCAGGCTCAGTCCGAATAGGGACGAGATGATCAGAATCAGGATGGCGCCGACAAACCAGCGCACTACACTCGGGCCTCCATATCAAGAACCGGCGCCGGTACCGCGCTGACGATGTCGTCGAGCACTTCG is a genomic window containing:
- a CDS encoding DUF58 domain-containing protein — encoded protein: MRWFVGAILILIISSLFGLSLLVYSMYALLAVMIASRLLTRYWSRHLSITRSVNRLEVEEGDAIAVNVTVTNTGALPIPWLLVEDTLPRRATLHRPPALETSGDRITLASLGPRKSKSFYYQLRCNRRGYFPIGPAMLETGDLFGLYRLFRVLAPPDYLQVLPKVIPLDGFDIASRRPMGEIKMTHRLFEDPTRIAGVRAYQAGDPINRVNWSATARTGVLHSKVYEPSSIAGATIVLDFHKDSFAPQHEPIRSEMAISLAVAIAGAVQETGQQVGLVTNARDAAERIKRETLVTEVKSRAEARSVANVEKNNDHLVPQLVQTRRGNEQMALIRKMLARAEMTDGLTMSQLITETVSRIPRDATVIAVLTETTVETALALGNLRRAGYTVTAIINIFDEYEFAQAAGKLLAEGIRCRQLNNLENISTICQEQAFSWF
- the nth gene encoding endonuclease III, yielding MPKKISLEDRKKQARRVVKQLATDYPIAECALNYETPYQLLIATILSAQCTDARVNIVTKELFAKYPTAEDIAALPIAKIEKLVQTTGFFRNKAKNIKAASQKLVDDYDGEVPQDLEALVALPGVGRKTANVVLGTAFDMPTGVVVDTHVGRLSRRMGLTAKTDAVKVEEELMELLPKKEWIQFSHRMIHHGRAICDARKPKCDQCHFAKFCPQVGVAV
- a CDS encoding DUF4129 domain-containing protein, which produces MGKRQTELDYAVIAINPALIMLLVGSLVLFLLELFYRGPYMGRMQFIMGDFVFACVLLSRLTIEEGFEKSGRLGGIFAFVMLLALWRFVPDAVWLGLILLVVIWWCANRLTFDCTLVDDSRDTSQKGLMQWIGADFDSLGSEPEKTPPQTQVAADEEPEKKRSWLWDVLDPTSTRFAPGVWIIYFSMAALPLFGLGQAFEPSGDASLRWRLFLYLFTYVASALGLLMSTSFLSLRRYLGKRNLEMPTSMVGIWLGTGAVLIAVVMLVTAILPRPHAEYEVAKIPSVGEMLKRAASNYAVGKDGTQDDEKQGTTESNDQQQAGKEQKEAGDGDQGEKSETQTKSGDGDKQSSSGKKSDQGKSGDDKSQKSQNQGDQKNDSSSQKSDSQSAQQQSDQKSEQKSDSGKSQQQSQSDGEKSDTQKSDGEQSNDNNKSEQQPNENKSSENQSSQNNAAKPPSEAPKPPQPSSPPFNLMSLVGSLGYLVKLIIYGAVALAALYFAWKFRAQIAESWAKFVDDMRKLWDYLFGRRTQPVLATAEAAPVAKTPLFPAFASPFAPGAKKRSPEQLVRYTFQALEAWGADKGVPRDSDQTVEEFARRLASEFSNTEIGPLARELARQYDEVAYGSGKAPREATECAQRLWRNLQSAY